The Sphingosinithalassobacter sp. CS137 genome includes a region encoding these proteins:
- a CDS encoding surface lipoprotein assembly modifier, giving the protein MRLPRLAGAALLLVAPLAAALPAKAQSQSQAHGQAQSQALIDQCAASTCVARLTPAQLLAEAQRLVLAGRTEEARPMLQALAHVPALRLETRFLTGIAASAAGDHAAAAEQYRAILADDPSQTRVRLELARAMLAMGKTASADRQFRIAAQDQDLPPDVARTIRAVRDVIRQQRGWRFDVDFALVPDSNINNATDAERINILFGDTPIPLTLDDEARARSGTGQSAVISAGLRLPVAEGTLMLVDLDSSGTNFSGESYDDYLVQLAAGPEFRLSSAASVSVQAVGAQRWYGGDLVSRQAGVKTGFQARLSNREQIGLQLDARHTEARFDDAYSGWQIGAYATYERAVARAIVVSGGVFGRRDSLGAETYSSTELGVIAGVGGELAHGISFGLSGTVSRAEYDAPMAFFSPDPREDWRYTARATLGNRKIRLLGFSPQLSASYTRTDSSLPYFANDRLRFRIGVARYF; this is encoded by the coding sequence ATGCGTCTCCCCCGGCTCGCCGGGGCGGCGCTGCTGCTGGTGGCGCCGCTCGCCGCCGCCCTGCCCGCCAAGGCGCAGTCGCAGTCGCAGGCCCATGGGCAGGCGCAGTCGCAGGCGCTGATCGACCAGTGCGCCGCGTCCACCTGCGTCGCGCGGCTCACGCCCGCTCAACTTCTCGCCGAGGCACAGCGGCTCGTCCTGGCGGGCCGCACCGAAGAGGCGCGGCCGATGCTCCAGGCGCTCGCCCATGTCCCGGCGCTGCGGCTCGAAACGCGCTTCCTCACTGGAATCGCCGCATCCGCCGCAGGCGATCACGCCGCCGCCGCCGAACAGTATCGCGCGATCCTGGCCGACGACCCGAGCCAGACCCGCGTGCGGCTCGAGCTCGCCCGCGCCATGCTGGCGATGGGCAAGACCGCGAGCGCCGACCGCCAGTTCCGCATCGCCGCGCAGGACCAGGATCTGCCGCCCGACGTCGCCCGCACGATCCGCGCGGTACGCGACGTGATCCGCCAGCAGCGCGGCTGGCGCTTCGACGTCGATTTCGCGCTCGTGCCCGACAGCAACATCAACAACGCCACCGATGCAGAGCGGATCAACATCCTCTTCGGCGACACGCCGATCCCGCTCACGCTCGACGACGAGGCGCGCGCCCGTTCGGGCACCGGCCAGAGCGCGGTCATATCCGCCGGGCTGCGCCTGCCGGTCGCCGAGGGCACGCTGATGCTCGTCGATCTCGACAGCAGCGGCACCAATTTTTCGGGCGAATCCTACGACGATTATCTCGTCCAGCTCGCCGCCGGCCCCGAATTCCGTCTCTCCTCCGCCGCCAGCGTTTCGGTGCAGGCGGTCGGCGCCCAGCGCTGGTACGGCGGCGATCTCGTCAGCCGTCAGGCGGGCGTGAAGACCGGCTTCCAGGCCCGGCTCAGCAACCGCGAACAGATCGGCCTCCAGCTCGACGCGCGGCACACCGAGGCCCGCTTCGACGATGCCTATAGCGGCTGGCAGATCGGCGCCTATGCCACCTATGAGCGTGCGGTCGCGCGCGCGATCGTCGTGTCCGGAGGCGTGTTCGGACGGCGCGATTCGCTGGGTGCGGAGACCTATTCGAGCACCGAACTCGGCGTGATCGCCGGCGTCGGCGGCGAACTGGCGCATGGCATCAGCTTCGGCCTGTCGGGCACGGTCAGCCGCGCCGAATATGATGCGCCGATGGCCTTCTTCTCGCCCGATCCGCGCGAGGACTGGCGCTACACCGCGCGCGCCACATTGGGCAATCGCAAGATCCGGCTGCTCGGCTTCTCGCCCCAGCTCAGCGCCAGCTACACCCGCACCGATTCCTCGCTCCCCTATTTCGCCAACGATCGGCTGCGCTTCCGCATCGGAGTGGCGCGCTACTTCTGA
- the purC gene encoding phosphoribosylaminoimidazolesuccinocarboxamide synthase — protein MPRRRQIYEGKAKILYEGPEPGTLIQYFKDDATAFNAQKKGTINGKGVLNNRISEHVFTLLGGIGIPTHFIRRLNMREQLIRQVEIIPIEVVVRNVVAGSLATRLGIEEGSQLPRTIIEYYYKDDALNDPMVTDEHILAFGWAAQEELHDIADMAIRVNDFLSGLFAGIGIRLVDFKLEFGRIWDNDYPRVILADEISPDGCRLWDMATNEKLDKDRFRRDLGGEVEAYQEVARRLGLLPEGADSAVLDLESHRKRRGR, from the coding sequence ATGCCGCGCCGCCGCCAGATTTACGAAGGCAAGGCCAAGATCCTGTACGAGGGTCCCGAACCGGGCACGCTGATCCAGTATTTCAAGGACGATGCCACTGCGTTCAACGCGCAGAAGAAGGGCACGATCAACGGCAAGGGCGTGCTCAACAATCGCATCAGCGAGCATGTCTTCACGCTGCTGGGCGGGATCGGCATTCCGACTCACTTCATCCGCCGTCTCAACATGCGCGAGCAGCTCATTCGCCAGGTCGAGATCATCCCGATCGAAGTCGTGGTGCGCAATGTCGTCGCCGGCAGCCTCGCCACCCGCCTCGGCATCGAGGAAGGGTCGCAGCTGCCGCGCACGATCATCGAATATTATTACAAGGACGATGCGCTCAACGATCCGATGGTGACCGACGAGCATATCCTCGCCTTCGGCTGGGCGGCGCAGGAGGAATTGCACGACATCGCCGACATGGCGATCCGGGTGAATGATTTCCTCTCGGGCCTGTTCGCCGGCATCGGCATCCGTCTGGTCGACTTCAAGCTCGAATTCGGCCGCATCTGGGACAATGACTATCCGCGCGTGATCCTCGCCGACGAAATCAGCCCCGACGGCTGTCGCCTGTGGGACATGGCGACCAACGAAAAGCTCGACAAGGATCGGTTCCGCCGCGATCTCGGCGGCGAAGTCGAAGCCTATCAGGAAGTCGCCCGCCGGCTCGGGCTGCTGCCGGAGGGCGCGGATTCGGCAGTGCTCGACCTCGAATCGCACCGCAAGCGCCGGGGCCGCTGA
- the purQ gene encoding phosphoribosylformylglycinamidine synthase subunit PurQ codes for MKTAVVVFPGSNCDRDIATALEQVTGTAPAMVWHRETELPDGIGLIALPGGFSYGDYLRCGAIAARSPILRAVTDAAERGMPVLGICNGFQVLTETGLLPGALMRNERLDFVCRDVPLTVDNSQSIFTSGYRSGEQITIPVAHHDGNYFADAETLDRLEGEGRVAFRYAGDVNGSARGIAGILNAQGNVLGMMPHPERRIEAAHGGTDGRRLFEGLLEAVA; via the coding sequence GTGAAGACCGCCGTCGTCGTCTTCCCGGGCTCGAACTGCGACCGCGACATCGCGACCGCGCTCGAACAGGTCACCGGAACGGCGCCGGCGATGGTCTGGCATCGCGAGACCGAGCTGCCCGACGGCATCGGCCTGATCGCGCTGCCCGGCGGCTTCTCCTACGGTGACTATCTGCGCTGCGGCGCCATCGCCGCCCGCTCGCCGATCCTGCGCGCCGTGACCGACGCCGCCGAGCGCGGCATGCCGGTGCTCGGCATCTGCAACGGCTTTCAGGTGCTCACCGAAACCGGGCTCCTGCCCGGCGCGCTGATGCGCAACGAGCGGCTCGATTTCGTCTGCCGCGACGTTCCGCTCACCGTCGACAACAGCCAGTCGATCTTCACCAGCGGCTATCGCTCGGGCGAGCAGATCACGATTCCGGTCGCGCACCACGACGGCAATTATTTCGCCGATGCCGAAACGCTCGACCGGCTCGAAGGCGAAGGCCGCGTCGCCTTCCGCTATGCGGGCGACGTCAACGGCTCGGCACGCGGCATCGCCGGCATCCTCAACGCGCAGGGCAACGTGCTGGGCATGATGCCGCACCCCGAGCGCCGGATCGAAGCCGCCCATGGCGGCACCGACGGGCGCCGCCTGTTCGAAGGGCTGCTAGAAGCGGTCGCCTGA
- the parC gene encoding DNA topoisomerase IV subunit A, with protein sequence MALDLVPPEPTDVPFDSALSERYLVYALSTITARSLPDVRDGLKPVHRRLLWAMRLLRLDPASGYKKCARVVGDVIGKYHPHGDASVYDAMVRLAQTFALRYPLVDGQGNFGNIDGDNAAAYRYTEARLTQVAIDLMEGLDEDAADFRPTYNGEEQEPELFPGPFPNLLANGAQGIAVGMATSVPPHNAAELLSAAIALIDTPHADDGVVLEHVKGPDFPTGGIVADSPAAIAEAYASGRGSFRVRAKWHQEDLGRGTWVTVVTEIPYGVSKGKLIEAIAALINDKKLPILADVRDESAKDIRIVLEPRSRTVDPGTLMDGLFRLSELETRVPLNLNVLDKNHTPRVMGLREALAAWVEHQFVVLRRRSEHRLAKIGDRIELLDGYLIAFLNLDRVIEIIRTEDEPKPVMIAEFALTDRQAEAILNMRLRSLRRLEEMELRREREGLEKEKGELEQLLGSEARQRTRLKRDFGKMRERYGLETELGRRRTVVEEAAPARDIPLEAMIEREPITVILSQRGWIRAMRGHVELSAAETLKFKEGDGPLFAFHAQTTDKLLLAADTGRFYTLAADKLPGGRGFGEPVRLMIDLEGERNIVGLLPASAAERLLVAASDGRGFVVKTGDVLAETRKGKQVVTPRAGAALQVVRPLAPEDDAVAVIGDNRKLLVFPLSEVAELARGQGVQLQRYREGGLADVTAFRMEDGLRWRMGGEQGRIRTETDLTPWRAARGAAGRMPPQGFPRDNRF encoded by the coding sequence ATGGCCCTCGATCTCGTTCCTCCCGAACCCACGGACGTCCCCTTCGACAGCGCGCTTTCCGAGCGTTACCTCGTCTATGCGCTGTCGACGATCACCGCGCGGTCGCTGCCGGACGTGCGCGACGGGCTGAAGCCCGTCCATCGCCGCCTGCTGTGGGCGATGCGGCTGCTGCGGCTCGATCCGGCGAGCGGATACAAGAAGTGCGCGCGCGTGGTCGGCGACGTGATCGGCAAATATCATCCGCACGGCGACGCATCGGTCTATGACGCGATGGTCCGGCTCGCGCAGACCTTCGCGCTGCGCTACCCGCTGGTCGACGGGCAGGGGAATTTCGGCAACATCGACGGCGATAACGCCGCCGCCTATCGCTACACCGAGGCACGGCTGACCCAGGTCGCGATCGACCTGATGGAAGGGCTGGACGAGGACGCCGCCGACTTCCGCCCGACCTATAACGGCGAGGAACAGGAGCCCGAGCTGTTTCCCGGGCCGTTCCCCAATCTGCTGGCGAACGGCGCGCAGGGGATCGCGGTGGGCATGGCGACCTCGGTCCCGCCGCACAACGCCGCCGAGCTGCTGAGCGCGGCGATCGCGCTGATCGACACTCCGCATGCCGACGATGGCGTGGTGCTCGAACATGTGAAGGGCCCGGATTTCCCGACCGGCGGGATCGTCGCCGATTCGCCCGCGGCGATCGCCGAGGCCTATGCCAGCGGCCGCGGATCGTTCCGCGTGCGGGCGAAATGGCATCAGGAGGATCTGGGCCGCGGCACCTGGGTCACGGTGGTCACCGAGATCCCCTACGGCGTCTCCAAGGGCAAGCTGATCGAGGCCATCGCCGCGCTGATCAACGACAAGAAGCTGCCGATCCTGGCCGATGTGCGCGACGAGAGCGCCAAGGACATCCGCATCGTGCTCGAGCCGCGCAGCCGCACCGTCGATCCGGGCACGCTGATGGACGGGCTGTTCCGCCTTTCCGAGCTCGAGACGCGGGTGCCGCTCAACCTCAATGTGCTCGACAAGAACCACACGCCGCGGGTGATGGGCCTGCGCGAGGCGCTCGCCGCATGGGTCGAGCATCAGTTCGTCGTGCTGCGCCGGCGTTCCGAGCATCGGCTGGCGAAGATCGGCGATCGGATCGAGCTGCTCGACGGCTATCTGATCGCGTTCCTCAATCTCGACCGAGTGATCGAGATCATCCGTACCGAGGACGAGCCCAAGCCGGTGATGATCGCCGAGTTCGCGCTGACCGACCGGCAGGCCGAGGCGATCCTCAACATGCGGCTGCGCAGCCTTCGGCGGCTCGAGGAGATGGAACTGCGCCGGGAGCGCGAGGGGCTGGAGAAGGAAAAGGGCGAGCTGGAACAGCTGCTCGGTTCCGAGGCGCGGCAGCGCACGCGGCTGAAGCGCGATTTCGGCAAGATGCGCGAACGCTACGGCCTCGAGACCGAGCTCGGCCGCCGGCGCACCGTGGTCGAGGAAGCGGCGCCCGCGCGCGACATTCCGCTCGAAGCGATGATCGAGCGTGAGCCGATCACGGTGATCCTCTCGCAGCGCGGCTGGATCCGCGCGATGAGGGGGCATGTGGAGCTTTCCGCCGCCGAGACGCTGAAGTTCAAGGAAGGCGACGGGCCGCTGTTCGCCTTTCATGCGCAGACGACCGATAAGCTGCTGCTCGCCGCCGACACTGGCCGGTTCTATACGCTGGCAGCGGACAAGCTGCCGGGTGGGCGCGGCTTCGGCGAGCCGGTGCGGCTGATGATCGACCTGGAAGGCGAGCGGAACATCGTCGGGCTCTTGCCGGCAAGCGCGGCCGAGCGGCTGCTGGTGGCGGCGAGCGACGGACGCGGGTTCGTCGTGAAGACCGGCGACGTGCTCGCCGAAACGCGCAAGGGCAAGCAGGTGGTCACGCCGCGGGCGGGCGCGGCGCTTCAGGTCGTGCGGCCGCTGGCGCCGGAGGACGATGCGGTCGCCGTGATCGGCGACAACCGCAAGCTGCTGGTCTTCCCGCTGTCCGAAGTCGCCGAACTGGCGCGCGGGCAGGGTGTGCAGCTCCAGCGCTATCGCGAAGGCGGGCTGGCCGACGTCACGGCTTTTCGCATGGAAGACGGGCTGCGCTGGCGGATGGGCGGCGAGCAGGGACGCATTCGCACCGAGACCGATCTGACGCCGTGGCGCGCGGCGCGTGGCGCTGCCGGGAGAATGCCGCCGCAGGGTTTCCCGAGGGACAATCGGTTCTGA
- a CDS encoding transferrin-binding protein-like solute binding protein: MRSIRNYVVLAGGLTLAACGGDTSPQTVGSVAPPSGGGTPAPTDSYSQFVNPVEARSYTGIGGVQVYEYTTDSRNCCDQQGQIYSGEASTVRNSEIAVAYDPRSAIFTLTINDPKSGAAAGTRFQDPAARTNFGGAQQPQWGVPNLNGLPAGAAANPDVQYLQAGDGDPRAPYSWSGTGFVDPGDNDTAPNGEVGSSYTSTTLFYEKPGTNTRYVSLAGYVRNALGFEEVTVGGTTIKQTRWHLERGAFAYGVQTSNGAVPTSGSGSYSGNMLATMVYNPTFDGDMGAVLPTYFQWLSGRSNVSVNFATGNLTLSLAGIVLDPYYDHETGPQTAFVTAGSSFTGSGTARIDLAGTGGFIGSFADGGNFVFTAPAGFTFANGAREISVNVAGSSIDGAFFGPNGEEIGGGFRVVGGIPDQRVDILGAFTGKR; this comes from the coding sequence ATGCGCTCGATCCGGAACTATGTCGTCCTCGCCGGCGGGCTCACGCTCGCGGCCTGTGGCGGCGACACGTCGCCGCAGACGGTCGGCAGCGTCGCCCCGCCCTCGGGCGGTGGCACCCCTGCTCCCACGGACAGCTACAGCCAGTTCGTGAACCCCGTCGAGGCGCGCAGCTACACCGGCATCGGCGGCGTCCAGGTCTATGAATATACCACCGATTCGCGAAACTGCTGCGATCAGCAGGGCCAGATCTATTCGGGCGAGGCGAGCACCGTCCGCAACAGCGAGATCGCGGTCGCCTATGATCCGCGCTCGGCGATCTTCACCCTCACGATCAACGATCCCAAGAGCGGCGCCGCGGCCGGCACCCGCTTCCAGGATCCGGCGGCACGCACCAACTTCGGCGGAGCGCAGCAGCCGCAGTGGGGCGTCCCCAATCTGAACGGACTTCCCGCCGGCGCGGCCGCGAACCCCGACGTCCAGTATCTCCAGGCCGGCGACGGCGATCCACGCGCACCCTATAGCTGGAGCGGCACCGGCTTCGTCGATCCGGGCGACAACGACACCGCGCCGAACGGCGAGGTCGGCTCGAGCTACACCTCGACGACGCTCTTCTACGAAAAGCCGGGCACCAATACCCGCTATGTCAGCCTGGCCGGCTATGTCCGCAATGCGCTGGGGTTCGAGGAAGTCACGGTCGGCGGCACCACGATCAAGCAGACGCGCTGGCATCTCGAGCGCGGCGCCTTCGCCTATGGCGTGCAGACCAGCAATGGCGCCGTCCCGACCAGCGGCAGCGGCAGCTACAGCGGCAACATGCTCGCGACGATGGTCTATAACCCCACTTTCGACGGCGACATGGGCGCCGTTCTCCCCACCTATTTCCAGTGGCTCTCGGGTCGCTCGAACGTCAGCGTGAACTTCGCCACGGGCAACCTCACGCTCTCGCTGGCCGGTATCGTCCTCGATCCGTATTACGACCATGAAACCGGGCCGCAGACCGCTTTCGTCACGGCCGGCAGCAGCTTCACCGGCAGCGGCACCGCGCGGATCGATCTCGCCGGCACCGGCGGGTTCATCGGCTCGTTCGCCGATGGCGGAAATTTCGTCTTCACCGCGCCGGCCGGCTTCACCTTTGCGAACGGCGCGCGCGAGATCAGCGTGAACGTCGCCGGATCGAGCATCGACGGCGCCTTCTTCGGCCCCAATGGCGAGGAAATCGGCGGCGGCTTCCGCGTCGTCGGCGGCATCCCCGATCAGCGCGTCGACATATTGGGTGCGTTCACGGGCAAGCGCTGA
- a CDS encoding bifunctional diguanylate cyclase/phosphodiesterase, with protein sequence MVSRKARLATSRSVPDTPAAEAPPFGPQASSIVLDLLPVPAALVDLNGDRFAFEAVNRPFRMAGLGTVAAESPVIRLLGSRIRGFLESDETHLEFAWQFGDEVDCRYFRVMFARRAGRRSALRCLVTLVDQTAELRTEHSLRREMMTDSLTGLPNRAGFSDMLENAVGADAIEGYAVLAVNLDRFSRVNACMGALAGDELLISLARRLKGALRGRDVLARMGGDEFGILLTLDDGPGDALHVAKRIHAALANPFRLSDFEIRVECSIGVALGSHDIEDPEDLIRHAQFAVKRSKKSGRTEIYQARTFDIAREQFGMETELRRAIDSGKLTLSFQPICDLASGRIVSFEALARWTNEQGVRLSPSEFIPVAEESGLIVPLGRWAMEEAARTLAEWDATAGGDCGVKVAVNLSAIQLQRDQIAPMVKAALDTHGVSGTRLTLELTESAIVTDPDRIAQTMKALKDLGTTLAMDDFGTGYSNLAYLQRLPIDLLKIDRSFVSGMLADRDKVAIVRAILSLAHALGMETTAEGIETNELGQTLAALGCNYGQGFLYARPLEAGDAYALLQERNA encoded by the coding sequence ATGGTGTCCCGAAAAGCACGCCTTGCGACTTCTCGATCCGTGCCGGACACTCCGGCTGCGGAGGCGCCGCCGTTCGGTCCGCAGGCGAGCTCGATCGTGCTCGATTTGCTGCCCGTTCCGGCAGCGCTCGTCGATCTGAACGGGGATCGTTTCGCGTTCGAGGCCGTGAACCGGCCGTTCCGGATGGCCGGTCTCGGCACCGTGGCGGCGGAATCGCCGGTGATCCGGCTGCTCGGCTCGCGCATTCGAGGCTTTCTTGAATCGGACGAGACTCATCTCGAATTCGCCTGGCAGTTCGGCGACGAAGTCGACTGCCGCTATTTCCGGGTGATGTTCGCGCGGCGCGCGGGCAGGCGGTCCGCCCTGCGGTGCCTGGTGACGCTGGTGGATCAGACCGCCGAGCTGCGGACCGAGCACAGTTTGCGCCGCGAGATGATGACCGACAGCCTGACAGGACTGCCGAATCGCGCGGGCTTCAGCGACATGCTGGAGAATGCCGTCGGGGCGGATGCGATCGAAGGCTATGCTGTGCTCGCAGTCAACCTCGACCGGTTCAGCCGAGTCAATGCCTGCATGGGCGCGCTGGCGGGCGACGAGCTGCTGATCTCGCTCGCGCGGCGGCTGAAGGGTGCGCTGCGCGGCCGCGACGTGCTGGCGCGGATGGGCGGCGACGAATTCGGCATCCTGCTGACGCTCGACGACGGGCCGGGGGACGCGCTGCACGTCGCCAAGCGCATCCATGCCGCGCTGGCGAATCCGTTCCGGCTTTCCGATTTCGAGATCCGAGTGGAATGTTCGATCGGCGTGGCGCTGGGATCGCACGACATCGAGGACCCCGAGGATCTGATCCGGCACGCGCAGTTCGCCGTGAAGCGATCCAAGAAGAGCGGGCGCACCGAAATTTATCAGGCCCGCACGTTCGACATTGCGCGCGAACAATTCGGGATGGAAACCGAGCTGCGCCGTGCGATCGACAGCGGCAAGCTGACGCTGAGCTTCCAGCCGATCTGCGATCTGGCCAGCGGCCGGATCGTCTCGTTCGAGGCGCTGGCGCGCTGGACGAACGAGCAGGGCGTACGGCTTTCACCCAGCGAGTTCATCCCGGTAGCGGAGGAATCGGGGCTGATCGTTCCGCTCGGTCGCTGGGCGATGGAGGAAGCCGCGCGGACGCTGGCCGAATGGGACGCGACGGCGGGAGGCGATTGCGGCGTGAAGGTGGCGGTGAACCTGTCGGCGATCCAGCTGCAGCGCGACCAGATCGCGCCGATGGTGAAGGCGGCGCTCGACACGCACGGCGTGTCGGGCACGCGGCTGACGCTCGAGCTGACCGAAAGCGCGATCGTCACCGATCCCGATCGAATCGCGCAGACGATGAAGGCGTTGAAGGATCTCGGCACCACGCTGGCGATGGATGATTTCGGCACCGGCTATTCGAACCTCGCCTATCTCCAGCGGCTGCCGATCGACCTGCTCAAGATCGACCGCAGCTTCGTTTCCGGAATGCTCGCCGACCGCGACAAGGTGGCGATCGTCCGCGCGATCCTGAGCCTGGCACATGCGCTGGGGATGGAGACCACCGCCGAGGGGATCGAGACCAACGAACTGGGACAGACGCTGGCGGCGCTGGGCTGCAACTATGGGCAGGGCTTTCTCTATGCCCGGCCGCTCGAAGCCGGTGACGCCTATGCGTTGCTTCAGGAACGCAACGCCTGA
- the purS gene encoding phosphoribosylformylglycinamidine synthase subunit PurS, with the protein MKLRIIVTLKNGVLDPQGKAIQHALDSLGFAGVDDVRAGKLFEMDVADSTSDADIDAMCRKLLANTVIENYRVEKL; encoded by the coding sequence ATGAAACTCCGCATCATCGTGACGCTCAAGAACGGCGTGCTCGACCCGCAGGGCAAGGCCATCCAGCACGCGCTCGATTCGCTCGGCTTCGCCGGGGTCGACGACGTGCGCGCCGGCAAGCTGTTCGAGATGGACGTCGCCGACAGCACCAGCGACGCGGATATCGACGCCATGTGCCGCAAGCTCCTCGCCAATACGGTGATCGAGAATTATCGGGTCGAAAAGCTGTGA
- a CDS encoding queuosine precursor transporter: MTEGDGRPVQVRAREIAGGHFRYFDYVMVAFVVILLLSNVIGAGKVAQIWLPGVGFWPFGAGILFFPVSYVIGDVLTEVYGYARARRVIWAGFAAVLFMALMSWIVVILPPAPDWENQAAYEAIFGQVPRIVFASVIAFWCGEFVNSFVMAKMKLWTKGRHLWSRTIGSTVAGQGVDSLIFYPLAFWGADGWTNELVLTVLVTQWVLKVSWEVLLTPVTYLVVGFLKRREGVDVYDEETNFTPFAVRV, from the coding sequence ATGACCGAGGGGGACGGCAGACCGGTGCAGGTGCGCGCGCGCGAGATCGCGGGCGGCCATTTCCGCTATTTCGATTATGTGATGGTGGCGTTCGTCGTCATCCTGCTGCTGTCGAACGTGATCGGCGCGGGCAAGGTGGCGCAGATCTGGCTGCCGGGCGTGGGCTTCTGGCCGTTCGGCGCCGGGATCCTGTTCTTCCCCGTTTCCTATGTCATCGGCGACGTGCTGACCGAGGTCTATGGCTATGCCCGGGCGCGGCGCGTGATCTGGGCGGGATTCGCCGCCGTGCTGTTCATGGCGCTGATGAGCTGGATCGTCGTGATCCTTCCTCCCGCGCCCGACTGGGAGAATCAGGCCGCCTATGAAGCGATCTTCGGCCAGGTGCCGCGGATCGTGTTCGCATCGGTGATCGCTTTCTGGTGCGGCGAGTTCGTCAACAGCTTCGTGATGGCGAAGATGAAGCTGTGGACCAAGGGCCGGCATCTGTGGAGCCGCACGATCGGATCGACGGTGGCGGGGCAGGGAGTCGACAGCTTGATCTTCTATCCGCTCGCCTTCTGGGGCGCGGACGGCTGGACCAACGAGCTGGTGCTGACGGTGCTGGTCACGCAATGGGTGTTGAAAGTGAGCTGGGAAGTGCTGCTGACGCCGGTCACCTATCTGGTGGTCGGCTTCCTCAAGCGGCGCGAAGGCGTCGACGTCTATGACGAGGAAACGAACTTCACGCCCTTCGCCGTCCGCGTCTGA
- a CDS encoding aminotransferase, whose protein sequence is MNPLYARMGTTIFEAMSARARTRGAINLGQGFADGTGPAPVLEAAARALLEKSNQYPPMAGLPELRQAVADHYARHQGLNLAPDEVIVTSGATEALAASLLALIEPGDEVLCFQPLYDAYVPLILRAGGVPRFVRLEPPHWRVTRDALDAAVTAKTRLLLLNNPLNPAATMASAEELALLADFCVAHDLTAICDEVWEHVTFDGARHLPLIGFPGMRERTVKIGSAGKIFALTGWKVGWMCAAPELARALGKAHQFLTFTTPPNLQWAVAEGLVTQDGWVAETAAGFRRSRDRLAAGLHELGFATLPSAATYFLSIDLAASGIGRGDVAFCDRLLDEAGVAAIPVSAFYAEDPVTSVVRFCFAKQDATLDTALERIAAARAALAR, encoded by the coding sequence ATGAACCCGCTCTACGCCCGCATGGGCACGACCATCTTCGAAGCCATGTCGGCACGCGCACGCACGCGCGGCGCGATCAATCTCGGCCAGGGCTTCGCCGACGGCACCGGCCCGGCGCCGGTGCTCGAAGCGGCGGCACGCGCGCTGCTCGAAAAGTCCAATCAATATCCGCCGATGGCCGGGCTGCCCGAGCTGCGCCAGGCGGTCGCCGATCACTATGCCCGGCATCAGGGGCTGAACCTCGCGCCCGACGAAGTGATCGTCACTTCGGGCGCCACCGAAGCGCTCGCCGCATCGCTGCTCGCCCTGATCGAGCCGGGCGACGAAGTGCTGTGCTTCCAGCCGCTCTACGATGCCTATGTCCCGCTGATCCTCCGTGCCGGCGGCGTGCCGCGCTTCGTCCGGCTCGAGCCGCCGCACTGGCGCGTGACGCGCGACGCGCTCGACGCGGCGGTCACGGCGAAGACGCGGCTGCTGCTGCTCAACAATCCGCTCAATCCCGCCGCCACTATGGCCTCGGCCGAGGAGCTGGCGCTGCTCGCCGATTTCTGCGTCGCGCACGATCTCACTGCGATCTGCGACGAGGTGTGGGAGCATGTCACCTTCGACGGTGCGCGCCATCTGCCGCTGATCGGCTTTCCCGGCATGCGCGAGCGGACGGTGAAGATCGGCAGCGCGGGCAAGATCTTCGCGCTCACCGGCTGGAAGGTGGGCTGGATGTGCGCCGCGCCCGAGCTCGCGCGCGCGCTCGGCAAGGCGCACCAGTTCCTCACCTTCACCACGCCGCCCAACCTGCAATGGGCCGTCGCCGAGGGGCTGGTGACGCAGGACGGCTGGGTGGCCGAAACCGCCGCCGGCTTCCGGCGCTCGCGCGACCGGCTGGCGGCGGGGCTGCACGAACTCGGCTTCGCCACCCTGCCCAGCGCCGCCACCTATTTCCTGTCGATCGATCTTGCCGCCAGCGGGATCGGCCGCGGCGACGTCGCCTTCTGCGATCGGCTGCTCGACGAAGCGGGCGTGGCGGCGATTCCCGTCTCCGCCTTCTATGCCGAGGATCCCGTCACCAGCGTCGTCCGCTTCTGCTTCGCCAAGCAGGACGCGACTCTCGATACGGCGCTCGAGCGCATCGCCGCCGCGCGCGCGGCGCTCGCCCGCTAG